From the Thermovirga lienii DSM 17291 genome, one window contains:
- a CDS encoding phosphoribosylformylglycinamidine synthase, purS (PFAM: Phosphoribosylformylglycinamidine (FGAM) synthase~TIGRFAM: phosphoribosylformylglycinamidine synthase, purS protein~COGs: COG1828 Phosphoribosylformylglycinamidine (FGAM) synthase PurS component~InterPro IPR003850~KEGG: bmd:BMD_0275 phosphoribosylformylglycinamidine synthase, PurS protein~PFAM: phosphoribosylformylglycinamidine synthetase PurS~SPTR: Phosphoribosylaminoimidazole-succinocarboxamide synthase;~TIGRFAM: phosphoribosylformylglycinamidine synthase, purS), giving the protein MLYHIKVLVYLKDGVLDTQGKAVLGTLHRMNYTELKDIRIGKYLQLWIEAPDKETAKKRVVEMCSDLLVNDLIEDYSIEVDDIS; this is encoded by the coding sequence ATGTTGTATCATATAAAAGTACTCGTATATCTAAAAGATGGGGTTTTGGATACCCAAGGTAAAGCTGTATTGGGTACGCTGCATAGGATGAATTACACAGAGTTAAAGGATATAAGAATCGGCAAGTACCTTCAACTTTGGATAGAAGCACCAGATAAAGAAACAGCCAAAAAGAGAGTCGTAGAAATGTGTTCGGATCTTCTAGTAAACGATCTCATTGAAGACTACTCGATAGAGGTAGATGATATATCATGA
- a CDS encoding phosphoribosylformylglycinamidine synthase II (PFAM: AIR synthase related protein, N-terminal domain; AIR synthase related protein, C-terminal domain~TIGRFAM: phosphoribosylformylglycinamidine synthase II~COGs: COG0046 Phosphoribosylformylglycinamidine (FGAM) synthase synthetase domain~InterPro IPR010074: IPR000728: IPR010918~KEGG: aco:Amico_1165 phosphoribosylformylglycinamidine synthase II~PFAM: AIR synthase related protein domain protein; AIR synthase related protein~SPTR: Phosphoribosylformylglycinamidine synthase 2;~TIGRFAM: phosphoribosylformylglycinamidine synthase II), whose amino-acid sequence MNYKTVGLRKEEYLAIKKMLGREPNESELRILGVMWSEHCSYKSTRSILKMFNSEGKHVIQGPGENAGIVDIGGGWAAAFKVESHNHPSAVEPYQGAATGVGGIIRDILAVGAWPTACLDGLFFGKTPNNSTLSLIEGVVAGIGGYGNAVGVPTVGGKTFFDDSYEGKPLVNAMCVGTVHQESVITSRTAKVGQWVVLLGSRTGRDGIAGAAFASTELAEDTKSSKPQVQIGDPFVEKLLIECCHELLKDKLIASMQDMGAAGITSSASEIAAKSGTGIHIYAEKVPTREANMTPWEIALSESQERMLLIIEPDNFDKVKKCAEKWLLECALIGEITSDKRFRITNHGETVVDLPAEMVGGGCPVIDWPSQKPAYLENIKVEKKYEVPQERFKELFLSVLTDPNVRDKSWIYEQYDHMVQTNTVAGPGNPVSVIRIKENGTFLALSMDCDPWSCWLDPYNGGAESFLKAARPLWACGAEVLGMTDCLNYPSPESPENYWVLKESVRGLAQAAKDLECPVVSGNVSLYNESPGKKILPSPLVGIVGLLRDLDTFLPSGRMEAKDILFLVGPEKGSLAGSLFQRIMDGTIQGKPTPYDADLERKFKERAIKTSKEKCCSSVRVIGSGGLAISIAKECIFAQKGARINIAPELLKRPEFLFGEGRPRAIYSVKPSMVSLFESIWRDFGLLKIGTVIEDHTLDISGLANFTLQEILGCWRG is encoded by the coding sequence ATGAACTACAAAACAGTAGGCCTAAGGAAGGAAGAATATCTAGCAATAAAGAAAATGCTAGGCAGAGAACCCAACGAATCGGAACTTAGGATACTTGGCGTTATGTGGTCAGAACATTGCAGCTACAAATCCACACGTTCGATCCTGAAAATGTTCAATTCAGAAGGCAAACATGTCATCCAAGGTCCAGGAGAAAATGCCGGAATAGTCGATATAGGTGGCGGGTGGGCCGCAGCATTCAAAGTAGAAAGCCACAATCACCCTTCCGCCGTTGAGCCATATCAAGGCGCAGCAACTGGGGTGGGTGGAATCATACGAGACATATTGGCAGTAGGCGCTTGGCCTACAGCTTGCCTTGATGGATTGTTCTTCGGGAAGACACCTAACAACTCCACTCTATCCCTTATAGAGGGAGTTGTCGCCGGCATAGGCGGTTATGGCAACGCTGTAGGAGTCCCAACCGTCGGGGGCAAAACCTTTTTCGACGACAGCTATGAAGGAAAACCTCTGGTCAATGCCATGTGCGTCGGAACAGTACACCAAGAAAGCGTCATAACTTCAAGAACTGCAAAAGTAGGCCAATGGGTCGTGCTCTTAGGTTCTAGGACAGGACGAGATGGCATCGCCGGAGCAGCCTTTGCCTCCACGGAATTGGCTGAAGATACTAAATCCAGTAAGCCCCAAGTTCAAATAGGAGACCCATTTGTGGAAAAACTTCTAATAGAGTGCTGCCACGAACTACTTAAGGATAAACTAATAGCCTCGATGCAGGACATGGGTGCGGCTGGCATAACCTCATCAGCCAGTGAAATAGCTGCAAAAAGTGGGACTGGCATACACATATATGCAGAGAAAGTACCTACACGAGAGGCAAACATGACTCCTTGGGAGATAGCACTATCAGAATCTCAAGAGAGAATGTTGTTGATAATTGAACCAGACAACTTCGACAAAGTCAAAAAATGCGCCGAAAAATGGCTTTTGGAGTGTGCTCTCATAGGAGAAATAACAAGTGACAAACGCTTCAGAATAACGAACCATGGAGAGACAGTAGTGGATCTGCCTGCAGAAATGGTTGGAGGCGGTTGCCCGGTCATTGACTGGCCCTCTCAAAAACCAGCTTATTTAGAGAACATCAAGGTTGAGAAAAAATATGAAGTGCCACAAGAGCGCTTTAAGGAGCTCTTTTTGTCCGTTCTTACGGACCCCAACGTGAGAGACAAATCATGGATATACGAACAATACGACCATATGGTGCAGACAAATACAGTAGCAGGACCAGGGAATCCAGTTAGCGTCATACGGATTAAAGAAAACGGGACATTTCTGGCTTTGTCAATGGATTGCGACCCTTGGAGCTGCTGGCTTGACCCGTACAATGGAGGAGCTGAAAGCTTCCTCAAAGCCGCTCGTCCTTTGTGGGCTTGCGGAGCAGAAGTCTTGGGTATGACAGACTGCTTAAATTACCCTTCCCCAGAATCACCAGAAAATTATTGGGTATTAAAGGAATCAGTAAGAGGACTCGCTCAAGCTGCAAAGGACTTGGAATGCCCTGTCGTCTCTGGAAACGTAAGTCTATACAATGAATCACCAGGGAAAAAAATCCTCCCCTCCCCTCTCGTTGGCATAGTAGGACTCCTAAGGGATCTTGACACCTTCCTCCCCTCTGGAAGAATGGAAGCAAAAGACATTTTATTCCTGGTGGGTCCTGAGAAAGGTTCCTTAGCAGGAAGCCTCTTCCAAAGGATTATGGACGGAACCATACAGGGTAAACCTACCCCATATGATGCCGACCTAGAAAGAAAATTCAAAGAAAGGGCCATCAAAACTTCCAAAGAAAAATGCTGCTCATCTGTAAGAGTCATAGGAAGCGGTGGCCTTGCAATCTCCATTGCCAAGGAATGCATCTTTGCTCAGAAAGGAGCTAGGATAAATATAGCCCCCGAGCTGCTCAAAAGACCTGAATTTTTGTTCGGCGAAGGAAGACCAAGAGCAATATACTCTGTCAAACCCAGCATGGTAAGCCTCTTTGAAAGCATATGGAGGGATTTTGGCTTATTAAAGATCGGTACTGTCATTGAGGATCATACATTGGATATATCTGGGCTTGCCAACTTTACCCTACAGGAAATATTAGGGTGCTGGAGAGGATGA
- a CDS encoding phosphoribosylformylglycinamidine synthase subunit I (PFAM: CobB/CobQ-like glutamine amidotransferase domain~TIGRFAM: phosphoribosylformylglycinamidine synthase I~COGs: COG0047 Phosphoribosylformylglycinamidine (FGAM) synthase glutamine amidotransferase domain~InterPro IPR010075: IPR011698: IPR017926~KEGG: aco:Amico_1164 phosphoribosylformylglycinamidine synthase I~PFAM: CobB/CobQ domain protein glutamine amidotransferase~PRIAM: Phosphoribosylformylglycinamidine synthase~SPTR: Phosphoribosylformylglycinamidine synthase I;~TIGRFAM: phosphoribosylformylglycinamidine synthase I), giving the protein MRAYVVVFPGSNCDRDVVHSLATRLKTPVLTLWYEENHLPSDADLVVLPGGFSYGDYLRCGAMAATAPILQGIKNYAENGGLVLGICNGFQILTEARLLPGALLANKNLKFICRQCTVRVERTDTPFTSNLQIGQVLKMPIAHHEGLYFLPPEDLKRVLANRQVVFRYCSNDGTVDEENNPNGSIENIAGVVNERGNVLGLMPHPERASEKILGSEDGGLIWDSVALWLAKRGRR; this is encoded by the coding sequence ATGAGAGCTTATGTGGTAGTTTTCCCCGGAAGCAATTGCGACAGAGACGTGGTCCATTCTTTAGCTACAAGGCTGAAAACTCCAGTCCTTACGTTATGGTACGAAGAAAACCACTTACCTAGTGACGCTGATCTAGTAGTACTGCCAGGAGGGTTTTCATATGGGGACTACCTGCGCTGTGGAGCCATGGCAGCCACAGCACCGATCCTACAAGGAATCAAAAATTATGCAGAAAACGGTGGACTAGTGCTGGGCATATGTAACGGATTTCAAATTCTCACAGAGGCGAGGTTGTTGCCAGGGGCTTTGCTTGCAAACAAAAACCTGAAATTTATATGCCGCCAATGCACCGTAAGGGTTGAAAGAACAGATACCCCTTTCACATCAAATTTACAAATAGGACAAGTATTAAAGATGCCGATAGCCCATCACGAAGGCCTATACTTCCTTCCGCCTGAGGACTTGAAGCGCGTACTTGCCAACAGACAGGTGGTATTCCGTTATTGCAGCAATGACGGCACAGTCGATGAAGAAAACAACCCCAATGGATCAATAGAGAACATTGCTGGAGTTGTAAACGAAAGAGGAAATGTTCTAGGGTTAATGCCCCATCCAGAACGCGCTTCTGAAAAAATTTTAGGATCAGAAGATGGCGGACTTATATGGGACTCTGTAGCTTTATGGCTCGCAAAAAGGGGGCGCCGTTAA
- a CDS encoding phosphoribosylaminoimidazole-succinocarboxamide synthase (PFAM: SAICAR synthetase~TIGRFAM: phosphoribosylaminoimidazole-succinocarboxamide synthase~COGs: COG0152 Phosphoribosylaminoimidazolesuccinocarboxamide (SAICAR) synthase~InterPro IPR018236: IPR001636~KEGG: tai:Taci_0764 phosphoribosylaminoimidazole-succinocarboxamides ynthase~PFAM: SAICAR synthetase~PRIAM: Phosphoribosylaminoimidazolesuccinocarboxamide synthase~SPTR: Phosphoribosylaminoimidazole-succinocarboxamide synthase;~TIGRFAM: phosphoribosylaminoimidazole-succinocarboxamide synthase) → MEKLEPIYEGKAKKLFETDDPDILLLEYKNTLTAFNALKKTTMEGKGALNNKISSYILQYLASRGVPNHFVKMVDEVRQLVRKVEIIPLEVVVRNITTGSICKRLGVPEGINLNPPLVEFYLKNDELGDPIVTEDQAISFGWASEEEIQKIKNMALQVNQLLKDLFKPLGITLVDFKLEFGKTKDGEIILADEISPDTCRFWDSSSGDRLDKDRFRKDLGNVLEAYQEIWRRLSAKGEE, encoded by the coding sequence ATGGAGAAATTGGAACCTATCTATGAAGGCAAGGCAAAGAAGCTATTTGAGACCGACGACCCCGATATCCTGCTACTTGAATATAAAAACACGCTGACAGCTTTCAATGCTCTTAAAAAAACCACCATGGAGGGAAAAGGAGCTCTAAACAACAAGATAAGCTCTTATATCTTGCAGTATCTCGCATCCAGGGGCGTACCTAATCACTTTGTAAAAATGGTAGATGAAGTAAGGCAACTAGTCAGGAAGGTAGAAATAATACCTCTTGAGGTCGTAGTAAGAAACATAACCACCGGTTCGATTTGCAAGCGGCTAGGCGTTCCCGAAGGAATCAACCTTAACCCACCTCTAGTGGAGTTCTACCTCAAAAACGATGAATTAGGGGATCCGATAGTCACAGAGGATCAGGCTATATCCTTTGGCTGGGCCTCAGAGGAAGAGATACAAAAAATAAAAAACATGGCTCTTCAGGTCAACCAATTATTAAAGGACCTTTTCAAACCTCTGGGGATAACATTGGTGGACTTCAAACTCGAATTTGGAAAAACCAAGGATGGAGAGATCATACTGGCAGATGAAATTTCTCCAGATACTTGCAGGTTTTGGGATAGCTCCAGTGGAGATCGTCTTGACAAAGATAGGTTCAGAAAGGACTTGGGCAACGTACTAGAGGCATATCAAGAAATATGGAGACGCCTATCCGCTAAGGGGGAAGAATAA
- a CDS encoding amidophosphoribosyltransferase (PFAM: Phosphoribosyl transferase domain; Glutamine amidotransferases class-II~TIGRFAM: amidophosphoribosyltransferase~COGs: COG0034 Glutamine phosphoribosylpyrophosphate amidotransferase~InterPro IPR005854: IPR000583: IPR000836: IPR017932~KEGG: aco:Amico_1166 amidophosphoribosyltransferase~PFAM: glutamine amidotransferase class-II; phosphoribosyltransferase~SPTR: Amidophosphoribosyltransferase;~TIGRFAM: amidophosphoribosyltransferase) → MCGVFGAFSKNGQSVLEDVYLGLYALQHRGQESSGMAWIAKNSAGCELRVTKGMGLVHLALDQKELSSSHSNCAIGHTRYSTAGGSFLSNAQPITANYSRGSVAIAHNGNITNATGIRRYLENRGAIFQSTSDTETILHLMAHQSHKPPLDALISALKTLKGAYSLAVIINNRLVAARDPWGFRPLVLGRRGETTYIASESCALDIVGATLVRDIKPGEVVVIDEDGEKSLLIPKETERKFTCAFEYVYFARPDSFLDGKSVYDVRKKLGQKLAQSAPCPEADMVTGMPDSGTISAMGYAEESGLRYEKAIVRNRYVGRTFIEPTQRVRELGVRIKLNPIGEIMKDKKIVIVDDSIVRGTTVQRVIAMVRESGAKEVHIRIASPPVKFPCYYGIDTPTSEELAAARMNIEELCKEIGADSLSYISVSEMLDAIGLPHHNVCTACFSGDYLNGGKDDELDL, encoded by the coding sequence ATGTGCGGAGTGTTTGGAGCTTTCTCAAAGAACGGCCAATCCGTGCTTGAGGACGTTTATTTAGGCCTATACGCCCTTCAGCATAGGGGACAAGAATCCTCCGGAATGGCCTGGATTGCAAAAAACAGCGCAGGTTGTGAGCTCAGGGTCACAAAGGGAATGGGCCTTGTACATCTTGCTTTGGACCAGAAGGAACTGTCATCCTCCCATTCCAACTGTGCCATAGGGCACACTAGGTACTCTACAGCGGGGGGATCCTTTCTATCCAACGCTCAACCCATAACTGCCAACTACTCTCGGGGCTCCGTGGCTATAGCTCACAACGGCAACATAACCAACGCCACAGGCATTAGAAGGTATTTGGAAAATCGCGGAGCCATTTTCCAATCTACGAGCGACACCGAGACCATCCTTCATTTAATGGCCCATCAATCACATAAACCTCCTCTCGATGCCCTTATCAGTGCTCTAAAAACCCTTAAAGGAGCCTACAGTCTGGCTGTGATCATAAACAACCGCCTGGTAGCAGCTAGAGACCCATGGGGATTCAGACCACTCGTTTTAGGCAGAAGAGGAGAAACCACTTACATAGCATCGGAAAGCTGCGCGCTTGATATTGTCGGAGCCACATTGGTAAGGGACATAAAACCTGGAGAAGTGGTAGTAATAGATGAAGATGGAGAAAAAAGCCTACTCATCCCCAAAGAAACAGAACGCAAGTTTACTTGTGCCTTTGAGTACGTCTACTTCGCAAGACCAGACAGCTTTCTCGACGGAAAATCAGTATATGACGTCAGGAAAAAACTTGGGCAAAAACTAGCACAATCGGCTCCATGTCCAGAGGCAGACATGGTAACTGGGATGCCTGACAGTGGCACCATCTCCGCCATGGGATATGCCGAGGAATCGGGCCTGCGCTACGAAAAAGCCATAGTAAGGAACCGGTATGTCGGAAGAACGTTCATAGAACCCACCCAAAGGGTAAGAGAGCTTGGGGTAAGAATAAAGCTGAACCCCATAGGGGAAATCATGAAGGACAAAAAGATTGTAATAGTCGATGACTCGATCGTCAGAGGAACCACCGTACAACGAGTCATCGCAATGGTGCGAGAAAGCGGTGCCAAAGAAGTACATATAAGAATAGCATCTCCTCCTGTAAAGTTTCCCTGTTATTATGGGATCGACACTCCAACCTCCGAGGAGTTGGCTGCAGCACGAATGAACATAGAAGAACTATGCAAAGAGATAGGGGCTGATTCTTTAAGCTACATATCAGTATCGGAGATGTTGGATGCCATTGGATTACCTCACCACAACGTCTGCACTGCCTGTTTCAGTGGGGACTATCTGAATGGAGGCAAAGACGATGAATTGGACTTATGA